In the Necator americanus strain Aroian chromosome X, whole genome shotgun sequence genome, TTAAGTGGAATGACTATGTTAATCCAGTAATAACTAGTTGATGAAACTCCAACTTCAAAGAGATTAATGGTGCAAGTATCAACATTCCCAGGTCAATTCTCACAGAAGTGCGAAATCTTCGTACTTCAAAAACagatttatggatattttGTGATGCGAACAATCTTGCTATATCAAGTTGCGCCTTCTTGCGCCATAAAGACGCTAACGACGTCACGCAATTGTTTAGTGGAAAGTCAAAATTGACTCCCAAGAAATGCCGACAAACAATTCCAAGGTTAGAATTGCTTGGAATACTCGTTGGAATGAGATTAGGGAAGAGTATCTTAGAAAATCTTGATCACAATATAGATCACTTCGATCTTGTCACTGATAGTGAAATCGCTCTACAGTGGATTAATTCCTCTCGAAAACTTCCAGCTTTCATTATCAATCAGAAAGactgaattgaaaaaattagatctCAGGTTGAGAGCAAAGGCATTTCTTGAACATTTTCCATGTTCCAATACATGACAGCAGATGCAGGAACGCGAGGTCTTACATCGTTTCAACTCGACTCACACAGCTGGGTGAGAGGGTCGCAATGGCTGGCTCTAGAGCCATCTAGCTAGAAACTACGCTCTATCGATATTTTGAATGGAAGAGAAATTATGGAAGAAGtggaaacatttgaaaatcccCCTGTTGAAGACTCTGAGAGTAATAACGATAATGCGAACTCAATGTTCGTAGATCTATCGAAATTGTCACGCTTCAAGACAGCGTTACGAACTGTATCTAGAGTTGCAAAAGTGCTGCACAAATGGATCAATCGATGTAATACTACTAGATTGACATCAATTACAATATCTACTTTCTCGCACTTTGACCCGGACTCGCTAATTGACTGCGAAGAGATGCGCTTAAGTGAGAAATTAATCATAGCATCATTTCATGGGAATGTTAACGTGAAAAAGCTGCAAAAACGGTTCCCGAACCAAATAGtccataaataataatagtaaaggatgaaaatggaaTCAGAGGATACAAATCAAGAATTCAAAATGCAAATCTATCTTTAGACACAAAAATGCCTGTTTATATCGATAATGACTCTGGCCTTGTTAGACTCATTATTATAGACTTGCATTGCAACAATGCTTACTGTGGCAAAGATCACATACTGTCTCTGGCTAGACAGAAATATTGGATTCCGCAGCCATCAAGAGCAATTAAGAGGTACATAAAAGATTGTATTGTTTGTAAGAGATGCCAAGGTATGCCTTTTGGAGCTCCAGAGATGCCACCACTACCACCAGATAGGGTGAAAATAAGCAAACCGTTTCAAAACGTAGGATATGATTTTATGGGACCATTTCTATCCAACAGGAATGAAAGGATGTATATATGTCTCCACACCTGCACTGCAATGAGAGCAATCCATTTGGAAGTCGTAGAAACCCTTAGTACAGGGGCGTTTCTCAATAGTTTTATTGGATTTGTATCGCGTAGAGGTGTACCTCTTTTAATGAGAACAGACTGtggatcaaatttcaaacttgGTCAGAAAATAATTGGAAAGTTGTTCGAAAGTGATGACACAACAGGGAATTCAGTAATGAATTACTGTGCCTCGGAAGGCATTAAATGGATTTTTAACCCACCAGCATCTCCATGGATGGGTGGTGTATAGGAAAGGCTTGTTGGATCTGTGTTTCCAAAAGTCAgttggaagaaagaaactgtTATTTGAACAGATGGCTACTGTAGTCACTCGTATAGAGGCAATTATAAATACACGTCCACTCACAAAACTCTCAGCAACTGATCTTTCTGAAATTCCATTCAGACCTACTGATTTTTTACAAGgggatttgaaattttctattccAAGCTCTGAAATGTTCAATTTCAGAAACGATCCCACATTTGAGCCAGAGTTGATAGAGACAGCTGCTCAAACTTACGAAGCGCTTGCTTCTTCAGAAAACACTGCAGCAAAGTTTTGGGAGAAATAGAACACTGAATATCTTACTATTTTACGTGACAGCCACAGATGTCAATTGAATCAGAAACGTCATGTGAGTAAAATCGCACAAGTCGTCGAAATTGTTTTGGTTGAACAGGAATTACTGCCCAGAGGACAATGGGTATACGGTAAAACAGAAGATTTAGTACGAAGCGCAGTCGGCATGATAAGGTCCGCTAAAATTCTAATGCCTAGCCGCAAAATTTTGCAAGGACCAGTTAATAAAATATACCCCCTAGAAATTTGTTCAGTGCCTGAGAACCAACAATTGGTTGAACGAAATTCTGAGATCATGGATAATGATAGCCATATCCCAACCACAACTCAATCTAGAAGTCATCTAGCCAGAACCTCCAAATCTCGCGCTTCAGACGTCATACGAGAATTCAAAACAGACCTCGACAGATCATTGACCCCCACGTCTGCTCGATCAACAGTATCCTGCCTAATAACGGCAATGTTATCCTTGTTTCTAATCAACCCTGGGGATGCGCAATCAATCACCATTATTTGTAACTATTATTTGTAATAAAGATATCACGTTTATAACACCTACTAGAGGACAATCCAAATTGTGCTCTGATCATGAATGCAAGTCATTCAAAAAtgttacgaaaaaaattaggtataCTCTTCCTGTTTCACCATTGGACAAGCCTGTAACGGTAAAAAACGTCTCTACTGGAGAAACGAAGTAGTAACAATGGTCGAAAAATGTGAGCGTCATGAATTCTGCGCGGCATCTTCAACAATCTTGAGTAGGGCACTCTTAGGAAATCCACATTGTTGGCCGTTTGGCGCCGTTCTTACTGTATCCATAGTCTTGTACTCTATTTTGGTGCCCATGATTGGTATGGCGTGGTCCATACGCAGATGCTGAAAACAAAGGCAGAGAAGAACTAATGTACAAGTTGAGTGCGAACTGAGTACGTTCAAACCATCTCCTCTAATTGCGAACACTTTAATAGTAGCCAATTTGTTCGCTTTTAGCATTCAAAAGTGCCACATTCGCTTGTCAACATGGTTGCGCAAGGCACACCGCAGAAATGGTGTGCGCGTCAAGAGGCAAATGTCTATTCGAACTTAGACAAGAAATACTCTTTAACAGAATTCATTCAGAAATCTGTATCCAAATCAACCACTTAAATACTACAGTGGAtatgataaaaatgaaaaataacggCATAAAACTCAATTGCAGGAAACTTTCACTCTTCTTCACGAGAGACACGatgcacaagtttttttttcgcaccacGAGACGCGCTCAGATGGGATCCTGCACACAAAACATTTGTAACAGAATGTACCTGAATAACACTATGCCAGAATTAGATATAGCCTCAATGTATCCGGGATACTTTGCATGTGAAGAAATATGCGGCGGTATTGTCTGCGGATGTCTTCTCCCAATGCCAGCATGCTCATTCTTGCGCTTGGCACAAGTACCAAAAACTAAGTGTTTGAAATTGTGCGCTGTATGGAGTGGGCGTCAACAGTGCAGGTTGAAATCGAAATAACGATGCAtaacaaaggaaaagaaaaatagatgattCTGACACCCTATGTCCATCACAAGTACGATATGCTATCGATTACCGCagcttcaattcaaaatccacatttttctcTATTGGACAGAAGATTCGATGTTTCCGAAAAGGAGGCACTAATGTTGCCAAATGATTTTACTCTTCTTGTGGAATGCGAGTCATATATCCAAGCgaaagaataattttcaaaatgcgAAAATCGCATGGTTTATATTTGTGAAAATCTAAGGGCTCCTAGAGGATGCAAGTGCCCACTAGGTTCTATTAGGACCCTGCATAAAGAGATCATAAATGTACATCCCATTAAAACCCCATTAACAGAAATAAGGTTGGAAGAAGGaaatacttacttagatacttagatggcccttCTTCAATGGACGTGTGGgtcccagcatctcttccactcgtttcgttccctcgccattgtcatccaatcccaagtttcgtgagtgacgttgacgaggtccttgagccgtatccagctgagctctcagctggtccaccCGTGTaccgaacacgtcaccccatctcgctGGCGGTCTTCCTTGGGGGCGTTTAGCacctcttgggatccactctagcgttcttttagtccatttatcgtcgatttttctcatgacgtgaccggcccatctatgttttgctttcgatacatattccgctgggtcgcgaagacgggacattcctcttaaaggcatcaccccacgaatctgaggtggtaccgatttcaggtggagtattcgtatacgggatgggagactacggagagagaggtgattccgtccatttcttgctaattgccgtaaaaaacggcccggaagatacagcttcattcgttttggcgcaccattttgtacaagaggttcgattggagcgcgccagtcttgtgcggcgccgcatcttccgggccgttttttacggcaattagaaagaaatggacggaatcacctccctctccgtagtctcccatctcgtatacgaatactccacttgaaatctgcaccacctcagattcgtggggtgatgcctttaagtcggagctacgaagaccggctaggtgttgtgtgcgccggttaaacttcaggagacatctctcaagggctctgtgggtagtaagtagcttcctagacgtggcagcggtgtctgcccacgtctccgccgCGTagcagagcgctggaagaactgtcgagtcgaacagatgggcatgaagatcttggtccgtcagttggtccgtagcttccctgacggctgcgaatgctgcccatgctgccctcattcttctattcagtccttccttcaagtcgttttccatgttcatataacgtccgaggtatacgtatgacgaagtttccacgatttgggagccttcaagttgtactcctctgtcctcgcagtaggcgttcttcatgaactgtgtcttctttctgtttattcgtagtcccattctcttccctgcttcgttcaattcgttgagcatagtttctgcttcattggcactgctcgaaaagaggacgatgtcgtccgcgaaacgaaggttcgagagaaatcttccagcAAAACGTATGCTCCTTTCTTCTCAGGAAAGTAATTTCATTATCCactgcaatgcagccgtgaacagcttcggcgatatagtatcgccttttcgtaccccctttccaatgggtatggtgagggagcggtggaaaagctgtatcttcgtAGTGCATTGATCGTAGcagttggctaatgtcctTACATACGAAGCGTCCACatcttgatcgaccagcgctgacagtattgcattcgtttctacgctgtcgaaggctttctcatagtcgacgaaggttagaacaagaggCAGGTGGTAttctctatgaccctcgacacggtctggatgtggtccaagcagctgaacccctggcggaatccagcttgttctagAGGCTGGGCTCCATCCAGCGttctagatatgcgtgtgaggatgatcttggtgaatactttgtataacacgctcagcaagcatatcggacagtagttccgaaggtcctctcggtcacctttcttatggataagaacggttcgcgaggtcttccattGGTCTGGcgtcctttctttctgaaagtaggatgtcatgtgcgctgctaagattccatgaagtggatggccaccagcccgaagacagtctgctgatataaaatcatgtccgggggctgtgccacgtttcatgctcttgatagcgactcgtacttccgaagggagaatccgtggtggaggttcaccacggattctcccttcggaagtacgagttgATTGgttggggatgatcgggcttgacacaggagttgatgaacggaaaaggttcgagtagaacctctccgtaatgatttccatctcacgtcCCGTactcgctcagcaaggctgctagcggaatattatattcacggagatccctgcgacacttctttagactcgttcttctttgtgctgcttctagaatcttcttctgcctgtatttcaaaagatcctcctgcaacgcttttctgcagctagtgtttgctactaaccgctcaatgtccgatgcattcggatcaaccCTCGAAgcccttctttccaacaattctttggtggtcttcgaaattcgatccaagtttgtcgtgcgcggcttcgaggcacgttcagcacagactcgtaatcctctgagcagcatctcgtagtccacgtttgggtcctcttcgatgtgccagtcaccttggggcAAGGAGTCCtggagtacgcaatcgtcgtagatgACTTcctttctccttcgttgccgatagcagatcttcttttccatcgtgtggctaagtcgtattttgcacgaaggagacggtgatcagaaccactacaaaaggatggtattactgagacgtcaagtagacaccacctccggttgggaGTATGTgatcgatctccgcacgagtcgcgtcattgggcgattcccatgtccaccgacgatgatcttttttcataaaaagggagttcccatgaaagaggcgagcggcggacaacagcccggcgagacgattgccattttcatttcagtcccctagtccaaatcttccaatcctgcattcttcttctgtggcatttcctagttttgcgttgaagtctccgacaacgaatttgtagaaggacttctcgttgcggattacttcctccagctcctcttAAAACGCATCCGATTCGGAaccatcagctgctgatgttggtgagtagcagttggaGGATTTTGGCGCAGAGAGCGGAgacgaagaatggccagatgaggtgacaggatctcgtgagaatcgacaagatggatgacaaatgggtgcacaacaaaaccaacaccgcctacatttcgcgacgaatcttctctccacgaatgacgagtgtaccgtcattcatctgttgtacgtcgctccttctacacttggtctcctgcagagcaatcacgtgaaatttgatacgctctgcagctccgagaagggcatgcaggacagcgtctgtggacactgttctcgcgttgtaagtacacagtctgggacagtctccatggcgagtcgtgcgcgtgtcgccttggtccagaatcaatgacgtcctgagcaacctgagatttgatcgcctctcaccggtcgccataccgtccgacgtatGAGACGGCAGGgtccagtgtgcagggtactgggGCAGTGCATATACTGGAGTGGCGAAAAGACTTCCCCAAACTAaacagccatgccacggcgagcttagctttcaccacaggtcgtcgcccaacctatatggatcagggagccaccttgcgacattttgccaagacggttgTGAAtattagcagtggtttactcttagctaggcttccgattccgaaaAGTCGGATTGTTGGATGTGTCAAACTCCTTCTCAGATTGGAAGACCCTGCCGGTGGACGAACCTCTGCtatgcatcgcagttcgacgcccagagtcacctccacgccactatgaggcggtaaaccgttgtggaggaagaaggaaatatcagCGCCTATACTCACCAACATGAGACTACTATTGCTCTTGAGTCAGGCTTTATGTTCAACAGCGCACATTACATCATAGAACAATCTTGTGAtataacatttgaagaaataaaaggctGCTATAATTGCCTTGAAGGAGCACAAGTTAAATTCTCGTGCATAACTCGCATTAATGCCTGGGCAACTGTCCAGTGCGAATCTCAAGTGTTCTCCATCGAATGTGGAGCATCGAACAAAACTAATGTAGTATATTTGGAGTTTAGTAACGCTCTGATATAGCAAAAGTGTCATACGTCTTGCAATGGACATGAAATCACATTTGATCTACATGGAACACTTGCTTACTTCTGGGATGGTATATATTGCCATGGTACCTAGCGTTCCAAGGGTCAACttccagtattttttaaaaacttttaagAGTGGTTAAAGATCAGGcagataaaatttttcaaagtactCGTTTGCGCTTTCTTCGCTATCTTCTTGGGAATAAACTTGACTTCGCTTACTTCTGGGATGGTATGATCCTGATCTTTAACCACTcttaaaagtttttaaaaaatactggaaGTTGGCCCTTAGAACGCTAGGTACCATGGCAATATATACCATCCCAGAAGTAAGCAAGTGTTCCATGTAGATCAAATGTGATTTCATGTCCATTGCAAGACGTATGACACTTTTGCTATATCAGAGCGTTACTAAACTCCAAATATACTACATTAGTTTTGTTCGATGCTCCACATTCGATGGAGAACACTTGAGATTCGCACTGGACAGTTGCCCAGGCATTAATGCGAGTTATGCACGAGAATTTAACTTGTGCTCCTTCAAGGCAATTATAGCagccttttatttcttcaaatgttataTCACAAGATTGTTCTATGATGTAATGTGCGCTGTTGAACATAAAGCCTGACTCAAGAGCAATAGTAGTCTCATGTTGGTGAGTATAGGCGctgatatttccttcttcctccacaacggtttaccgcctcatagtggcgtggaggtgactctgggcgtcgaactgcgatgcataGCAGAGGTTCGTCCACCGGCAGGGTCTTCCAATCTGAGAAGGAGTTTGACACATCCAACAATCCGACTtttcggaatcggaagcctagctaagagtaaaccactgctaataTTCAcaaccgtcttggcaaaatgtcgcaaggtggctccctgatccatataggttgggcgacgacctgtggtgaaagctaagctcgccgtggcatggctgttTAGTTTGGGGAAGTCTTTTCGCCACTCCAGTATATGCACTGCcccagtaccctgcacactggacCCTGCCGTCTCatacgtcggacggtatggcgaccggtgagaggcgatcaaatctcaggttgctcaggacgtcattgattctggaccaaggcgacacgcgcacgactcgccatggagactgtcccagactgtgtacttacaacgcgagaacagtgtccacagacgctgtcctgcatgcccttctcggagctgcagagcgtatcaaatttcacgtgattgctctgcaggagaccaagtgtagaaggagcgacgtacaacagatgaatgacggtacactcgtcattcgtggagagaagattcgtcgcgaaatgtaggcggtgttggttttgttgtgcacccatttgtcatccatcttgtcgattctcacgagatcctgtcacctcatctggccattcttcgtcTCCGCTCTCTGCGCCAAAATCCtccaactgctactcaccaacatcagcagctgatggtTCCGAATCGGatgcgttttacgaggagctggaggaagtaatccgcaacgagaagtccttctacaaattcgttgtcggagacttcaacgcaaaactaggaaatgccacagaagaagaatgcaggattggaagatttggactaggggactgaaatgaaaatggcaatcgtctcgccgggctgttgtccgccgctcgcctctttcatgggaactccctttttatgaaaaaagatcatcgtcggtggacatgggaatcgcccaatgacgcgactcgtgcggagatcgatcACATACtcccaaccggaggtggtgtctacttgacgtctcagtaataccatccttttgtagtggttctgatcaccgtctccttcgtgcaaaatacgacttagccacacgatggaaaagaagatctgctatcggcaacgaaggagaaaggAAGTcatctacgacgattgcgtactccaGGACTCCTTgccccaaggtgactggcacatcgaagaggacccaaacgtggactacgagatgctgctcagaggattacgagtctgtgctgaacgtgcctcgaagccgcgcacgacaaacttggatcgaatttcgaagaccaccaaagaattgttggaaagaagggcTTCGAGggttgatccgaatgcatcggacattgagcggttagtagcaaacactagctgcagaaaagcgttgcaggaggatcttttgaaatacaggcagaagaagattctagaagcagcacaaagaagaacgagtctaaagaagtgtcgcagggatctccgtgaatataatattccgctagcagccttgctgagcgagtACGGgacgtgagatggaaatcattacggagaggttctactcgaaccttttccgttcatcaactcctgtgtcaagcccgatcatccccaacCAATcaactcgtacttccgaagggagaatccgtggtgaacctccaccacggattctcccttcggaagtacgagtcgctatcaagagcatgaaacgtggcacagcccccggacatgattttatatcagcagactgtcttcgggctggtggtcATCCACTTCATggaatcttagcagcgcacatgacatcctactttcagaaagaaaggacgCCAGACCaatggaagacctcgcgaaccgttcttatccataagaaaggtgaccgagaggaccttcggaactactgtccgatatgcttgctgagcgtgttatacaaagtattcaccaagatcatcctcacacgcatatctagaaCGCTGGATGGAGCCCAGCCTctagaacaagctggattccgccaggggttcagctgcttggaccacatccagaccgtgtcgagggtcatagagaaTACCACCTGcctcttgttctaaccttcgtcgactatgagaaagccttcgacagcgtagaaacgaatgcaatactgtcagcgctggtcgatcaagatGTGGACGCTTCGTATGTAaggacattagccaactgCTACGATCAATGCACTacgaagatacagcttttccaccgctccctcaccatacccattggaaagggggtacgaaaaggcgatactatatcgccgaagctgttcacggctgcattgcagtGGATAATGAAATTACTTTCCTGAGAAGAAAGGAGCATACGTTTTgctggaagatttctctcgaaccttcgtttcgcggacgacatcgtcctcttttcgagcagtgccaatgaagcagaaactatgctcaacgaattgaacgaagcagggaagagaatgggactacgaataaacagaaagaagacacagttcatgaagaacgcctactgcgaggacagaggagtacaacttgaaggctcccaaatcgtggaaacttcgtcatacgtataccttggacgttatatgaacatggaaaacgacttgaaggaaggactgaatagaagaatgagggcagcatgggcagcattcgcagccgtcagggaagctacggaccaactgacggaccaagatcttcatgcccatctgttcgactcgacagttcttccagcgctctgctACGcggcggagacgtgggcagacaccgctgccacgtctaggaagctacttactacccacagagcccttgagagatgtctcctgaagtttaaccggcgcacacaacacctagccggtcttcgtagctccgacttaaaggcaccacgaatctgaggtggtgcagattcaagtggagtattcgtatacgagatggggaCTAGGaggggaggtgattccgtccatttctttctaattgccgtaaaaaacggcccggaagatgcggcgccgcacaagactggcgcgctccaatcgaacctcttgtacaaaatggtgcgccaaaacgaatgaagctgtatcttccgggccgttttttttgggaaattataaaaaaagggagggaatcacctctctctccgatatctcccatcccgtatacgaatactccacctgaaatcggtaccacctcagattcgtggggtgatgcctttaagaggaatgtcccgtcttcgcgacccagcggaatatgtatcgaaagcaaaacatagatgggccggtcacgtcatgagaaaaatcgacgataaatggactaaaagaacgctagagtggatcccaagaggtGCTAAACGTCCCCAAGGAAGACCGCCAgcgagatggagtgacgtgaTCGGTACACGggtggaccagctgagagctcagctggatacggctcgaGGACTTTGTCAACGttactcacgaaacttgagaacatcttggatgacaatggcgagggaacgaaacgagtggaagagatgctggggcccgcccGTCCAGTGAAGaagggccatctaagtatctacgtaagtaattaatccgcttgggatgcgccaccacattcactttTCGTCGTTTGATccttacgaacatgtaactggtctatacaatggtTTGCGAGGGCTAGCTTATTtgtaagtcagtgtttttatcctcccaggcaagtctgacACCAAGTTATCGACACTGGATGGATGagaagcttggttggcactacagtggatttgaacctcctatcgatcgtgcaggcacaGCGGAAACTCTCACCGATAGCGCTACACACGCCCTAAATCTTACATATGGGCGTTATTTCGACTCTCTTTGGATGCTGAATGGGCTTCCAAAACACGGTATAGTTTCTCTAAAATGGGAAAACATGAGAACTTTTAAATTCGATCGGTATTAGGGCAAGAATATAAAGAAGGAGATTCTCAATCGCAGAGGTTCTTGCTGTTGTTGATTATTTGCCATTTTTATATCATTATCATTTAATTCCGtaatgtattcttttttttatcataaacTATACATTATCGTCATTTCCCTTCAATTTATTTGATAGAAAACTCTGCGTCAGGTTCAAATCGATTTTATTAACAACGAATCTGGGTATCGATGAAACGTATGACATACAAACACTTTTAACAATGAGGAAATAAGCACACGCAAAATGTACTAggtcttaaaaataaaatgactaAGATCTAGCCACATCAGTgtaatggcaaaaaaaaaactagttgcTTGCTTTTACTAGAGCGCAACTTGtagaaaaacgaacaaaataaACGAGCCGCTATCTTTTGCCCCTCTTACTATTCTTATTACCAATTGCCCCAAGACCATGTAAAGCCTGCCATTCGCGTATGATATTACTTTGTGCTTCCTCAGTAGTTGGAGCATACCTTAACGTTTCCTTACTGTTACAAATAACACGTAAGATAGAAGGCACAAAGAAGAAACCTGCAGTATTCCATTGTAAATTCTCCTTTCCCCTCAGTAATTGAACGTAGTATTGACGTGTATCCAAACATAGCAGCTAGGGGACACTGTAAACTGAATTTAtactttgttgttttatttatggtCTAACGTTTCGAGAATCTTGTGTTTATCAAGGGCCTGAAAGTGGTTGAAGGTTTTTGTTGCGACTTGTATTCAATCAAACTCTTCTtcttgccaagcctcgatatcatTCCAGGGACACTACA is a window encoding:
- a CDS encoding hypothetical protein (NECATOR_CHRX.G22980.T1): MATGERRSNLRLLRTSLILDQGDTRTTRHGDCPRLCTYNARTVSTDAVLHALLGAAERIKFHVIALQETKCRRSDVQQMNDGTLVIRGEKIRREM
- a CDS encoding hypothetical protein (NECATOR_CHRX.G22978.T1), producing MLNELNEAGKRMGLRINRKKTQFMKNAYCEDRGVQLEGSQIVETSSYVYLGRYMNMENDLKEGLNRRMRAAWAAFAAVREATDQLTDQDLHAHLFDSTVLPALCYAAETWADTAATSRKLLTTHRALERCLLKFNRRTQHLAGLRSSDLKASPHESEVVQISSGVFVYEMGDYGEGGDSVHFFLIAVKNGPEDAAPHKTGALQSNLLYKMVRQNE
- a CDS encoding hypothetical protein (NECATOR_CHRX.G22977.T1), giving the protein MSRLRDPAEYVSKAKHRWAGHVMRKIDDKWTKRTLEWIPRGAKRPQGRPPARWGDVFGTRVDQLRAQLDTAQGPRQRHSRNLGLDDNGEGTKRVEEMLGPTRPLKKGHLSI
- a CDS encoding hypothetical protein (NECATOR_CHRX.G22984.T1), which gives rise to MLNELNEAGKRMGLRINRKKTQFMKNAYCEDRGVQLEGSQIVETSSYVYLGRYMNMENDLKEGLNRRMRAAWAAFAAVREATDQLTDQDLHAHLFDSTVLPALCYAAETWADTAATSRKLLTTHRALERCLLKFNRRTQHLAGLRSSDLKAPRI
- a CDS encoding hypothetical protein (NECATOR_CHRX.G22983.T1); translation: MEKKICYRQRRRKEVIYDDCVLQDSLPQGDWHIEEDPNVDYEMLLRGLRVCAERASKPRTTNLDRISKTTKELLERRASRVDPNASDIERQKKILEAAQRRTSLKKCRRDLREYNIPLAALLSEYGTPIIPNQSTRTSEGRIRGEPPPRILPSEVRVAIKSMKRGTAPGHDFISADCLRAGGHPLHGILAAHMTSYFQKERTPDQWKTSRTVLIHKKGDREDLRNYCPICLLSVLYKVFTKIILTRISRTLDGAQPLEQAGFRQGFSCLDHIQTVSRVIENTTCLLF
- a CDS encoding hypothetical protein (NECATOR_CHRX.G22985.T1), which encodes MSRLRDPAEYVSKAKHRWAGHVMRKIDDKWTKRTLEWIPRGAKRPQGRPPARWSDVIGTRVDQLRAQLDTARGLCQRYSRNLRTSWMTMARERNEWKRCWGPPVQ
- a CDS encoding hypothetical protein (NECATOR_CHRX.G22979.T1); this encodes MEKKICYRQRRRKEVIYDDCVLQDSLPQGDWHIEEDPNVDYEMLLRGLRVCAERASKPRTTNLDRISKTTKELLERRASRVDPNASDIERQKKILEAAQRRTSLKKCRRDLREYNIPLAALLSEYGTPIIPNQSTRTSEGRIRGEPPPRILPSEVRVAIKSMKRGTAPGHDFISADCLRAGGHPLHGILAAHMTSYFQKERTPDQWKTSRTVLIHKKGDREDLRNYCPICLLSVLYKVFTKIILTRISRTLDGAQPLEQAGFRQGFSCLDHIQTVSRVIENTTCLLF
- a CDS encoding hypothetical protein (NECATOR_CHRX.G22982.T1) yields the protein MTVHSSFVERRFVAKCRRCWFCCAPICHPSCRFSRDPVTSSGHSSSPLSAPKSSNCYSPTSAADGSESDAFYEELEEVIRNEKSFYKFVVGDFNAKLGNATEEECRIGRFGLGD